The following proteins come from a genomic window of Candidatus Binataceae bacterium:
- a CDS encoding DUF503 domain-containing protein — translation MVVGILQLTLFLPENHSLKGKRQVLRAIKDRVRSKFNVSIAEADGHDLWQRAELGICQVGTDRAFVDGALRAVVNYIDSLGLAPLGEEHLEIINC, via the coding sequence ATGGTAGTAGGCATCCTGCAGCTCACCCTGTTCCTGCCGGAGAACCACTCGCTCAAGGGCAAGCGCCAGGTCCTGCGCGCGATCAAGGATCGCGTGCGCTCGAAGTTCAACGTTTCCATCGCCGAGGCCGATGGTCACGATCTCTGGCAGCGCGCCGAGTTGGGAATCTGCCAGGTCGGAACCGACCGCGCCTTCGTCGACGGCGCCCTGCGTGCGGTGGTCAACTACATCGATTCGCTCGGGCTTGCCCCGCTCGGCGAGGAGCATCTCGAAATAATCAACTGCTGA
- the rbfA gene encoding 30S ribosome-binding factor RbfA translates to MAAEARRPERVGELVLRELSRMLLRDLKDPRLRGVTLTGVRMADDLRHGRVFFSHLEGSARAAAAVAGFKSASGFIRREIGHALGLRYTPELDFEFDPGPERAARIDALLRASRRA, encoded by the coding sequence ATGGCTGCGGAAGCACGGCGTCCCGAGCGCGTGGGCGAGCTGGTGTTGCGTGAACTTTCGCGGATGCTGCTGCGCGATCTCAAGGACCCGCGTCTGCGCGGCGTCACGCTCACCGGCGTCAGGATGGCCGACGACTTGCGCCACGGACGGGTTTTCTTCTCCCACCTCGAGGGGAGCGCGCGTGCCGCGGCCGCAGTTGCGGGATTCAAGAGCGCAAGCGGATTCATCCGCCGCGAGATCGGCCATGCACTTGGGTTGCGCTACACGCCGGAGCTCGATTTTGAGTTCGATCCCGGACCCGAGCGCGCCGCGCGCATCGACGCGCTGCTGCGCGCGAGCCGACGGGCGTAG
- a CDS encoding DUF6448 family protein, whose protein sequence is MALTVAAAQRAWAHCDTLSGPVVTAARRALQIGDVNYVLIWVQARDEAEVRHAFEQTMAVRRLGPTARDLADEYFFETVVRLHRAGEGAPYVGLKTTEDVGPAIPAADRAIAEGASIARLNKLLSDAMQAGLRKHFEDVMEKRQYQPDDLAAGRRYVRAYVEYVHYVERLYEAAMSPAHGHYAEPLAAKD, encoded by the coding sequence ATGGCGCTGACGGTCGCGGCCGCGCAGCGCGCGTGGGCACATTGCGACACGCTCAGCGGCCCAGTGGTTACGGCGGCGCGCCGCGCGCTCCAGATTGGCGACGTCAATTATGTCCTGATCTGGGTCCAAGCCAGGGACGAGGCCGAGGTTCGCCATGCGTTTGAACAAACAATGGCGGTGCGCAGGCTTGGTCCTACAGCCCGGGATCTCGCAGACGAGTATTTCTTCGAGACGGTTGTGCGTCTGCATCGCGCCGGCGAGGGCGCACCCTACGTCGGTCTCAAGACTACGGAGGATGTCGGCCCGGCGATTCCGGCGGCGGACCGCGCGATCGCCGAGGGCGCCTCGATCGCCCGATTGAACAAGCTTCTGAGCGACGCGATGCAGGCCGGGCTGCGCAAGCACTTCGAAGACGTGATGGAGAAGCGTCAGTACCAGCCCGACGACCTCGCCGCCGGGCGCCGCTACGTCCGCGCCTACGTCGAGTACGTCCATTATGTCGAACGGCTGTATGAGGCGGCCATGAGCCCCGCGCATGGCCACTACGCCGAGCCGCTGGCAGCGAAAGATTAG
- the truB gene encoding tRNA pseudouridine(55) synthase TruB has protein sequence MDGVLLVDKPAGIGSAEVVRKIKAHLRPARVGHLGTLDPFATGLLPILVGEATKLAPFLQDAEKEYAGVIRLGVETDTLDPTGGVVRDAEIPVLDPAPLAEVTARFTGKIVQQPPVFSAIKRAGVPLYKLARRGVKVEPPPPREVEISRLEIAPLAPAALRFVAVCSTGTYMRALARDVGLALGTVAHLAELRRIRSGCLGLERARPLDEVLAALAEGRGSELLIGLSEALATMPEAQAGPVEERMLRNGDSRALDGLAPAGTRLFKVVSRGRLIAVAEATSRVTARVLRVFAQ, from the coding sequence ATGGACGGAGTGCTGCTCGTTGATAAGCCGGCGGGGATTGGCTCCGCCGAGGTGGTGCGCAAGATAAAGGCGCATCTGCGTCCGGCACGCGTTGGTCATCTCGGCACCCTCGATCCGTTTGCGACCGGGCTATTGCCCATCCTGGTTGGCGAGGCGACCAAGCTTGCGCCCTTCCTCCAGGACGCCGAGAAGGAATACGCGGGCGTAATCCGACTTGGCGTCGAAACTGACACGCTCGATCCTACCGGCGGGGTGGTGCGCGACGCCGAAATTCCCGTTCTTGATCCGGCGCCCCTGGCCGAGGTCACGGCGCGCTTCACCGGGAAAATCGTGCAGCAGCCGCCCGTCTTTTCGGCGATCAAACGCGCCGGAGTGCCGCTGTACAAGCTGGCGCGCCGCGGAGTCAAGGTTGAGCCGCCGCCGCCGCGCGAAGTTGAGATTTCGCGCCTGGAGATCGCGCCGCTTGCCCCCGCTGCGCTGCGCTTCGTGGCGGTGTGTTCGACCGGCACCTACATGCGCGCGCTCGCCCGCGACGTCGGGCTCGCGCTCGGCACCGTCGCGCATCTGGCGGAGCTGCGCCGGATTCGCAGCGGCTGCTTGGGCCTCGAGCGCGCGCGTCCGCTCGACGAGGTTCTTGCCGCGCTCGCCGAGGGGCGCGGTTCGGAGTTGCTGATCGGGCTCAGCGAGGCGCTCGCGACGATGCCGGAGGCGCAGGCGGGGCCGGTCGAGGAGCGGATGCTGCGCAACGGCGATTCACGCGCGCTGGACGGGCTGGCGCCCGCCGGCACCCGCCTGTTCAAGGTGGTAAGCCGCGGCCGGCTGATCGCGGTGGCCGAGGCGACTTCGCGGGTCACCGCCCGCGTCCTGCGTGTGTTCGCGCAGTGA
- a CDS encoding efflux RND transporter periplasmic adaptor subunit, whose protein sequence is MDDDPRNYAPRKPGRRFYLGWVVAVIVAVAGTAGLVAARSLWLQRAASEREAEVARGQRVLVREVGPAPRSRSLDLPGEIHGYIETPVYAKIPGYLEEIRVDKGDRVKRGQVIALLASPELDQQVANARAAYNLAAITDRRNQTLARQSVIAEQTADDSHTAMLQAKATYEQLAATQAYETIRAPFSGVVTARYADPGKLIPQATGGTTAEMPLIAMATLRPVRVYAHVPQSVAPFIKDGDPATVSVTDYPERVFDGSVTRHPDALDPATRTMLVEVDLPNEDLALYPGMYARVQFQVGITTRVPIVPDDALIFRDGKPYVPVVRANRLHLAPVTLGYDDGINVQVTRGVVIGDLVAVNVGQSARDGEPVQPVREGIN, encoded by the coding sequence ATGGACGACGACCCAAGGAATTACGCGCCGCGCAAGCCCGGCCGGAGGTTTTACCTCGGATGGGTGGTCGCGGTGATCGTGGCGGTGGCTGGCACCGCCGGATTGGTCGCGGCGCGCAGCCTGTGGCTTCAGCGCGCGGCCTCGGAGCGCGAGGCGGAAGTCGCACGCGGCCAGCGCGTGCTGGTGCGCGAGGTCGGACCCGCGCCGCGCTCGCGCTCGCTCGATCTGCCGGGCGAGATCCACGGCTACATCGAAACCCCGGTGTATGCGAAGATTCCCGGCTATCTCGAAGAAATTCGGGTTGACAAGGGCGACCGCGTCAAGCGCGGCCAGGTAATCGCCCTGCTGGCTTCGCCCGAACTCGACCAGCAGGTGGCCAACGCGCGCGCCGCTTACAACCTCGCCGCGATCACCGACCGCCGCAACCAGACCCTCGCGCGCCAGAGCGTTATCGCGGAACAGACCGCCGACGACTCGCACACCGCGATGCTGCAGGCCAAGGCGACCTACGAGCAGCTCGCCGCGACCCAGGCCTACGAGACCATCCGCGCGCCCTTCTCCGGCGTGGTCACCGCGCGCTACGCCGATCCGGGCAAGCTGATTCCGCAGGCCACCGGCGGGACCACCGCCGAGATGCCGCTGATCGCGATGGCGACGCTGCGCCCGGTGCGCGTTTACGCCCACGTGCCGCAGAGCGTCGCGCCGTTCATCAAGGACGGCGACCCGGCCACGGTCAGCGTGACCGACTATCCCGAGCGCGTCTTCGACGGCTCCGTGACCCGCCATCCCGACGCGCTCGACCCGGCTACGCGCACGATGCTGGTCGAGGTCGATCTGCCCAACGAGGATCTGGCGCTGTACCCGGGGATGTATGCGCGGGTGCAGTTCCAGGTCGGGATAACGACGCGCGTGCCGATAGTGCCCGACGACGCGCTGATCTTTCGCGACGGCAAGCCCTACGTGCCGGTGGTGCGCGCCAACCGGCTGCACCTGGCGCCGGTCACGCTCGGCTACGACGACGGGATCAACGTGCAGGTCACGCGCGGGGTGGTGATCGGCGACCTGGTCGCGGTCAACGTCGGACAGTCGGCGCGCGACGGCGAGCCGGTCCAACCGGTGCGCGAAGGCATCAACTGA
- a CDS encoding efflux RND transporter permease subunit — protein sequence MWIVRFALRRPHSIAVMALLMLVLGVLAFTRMNADIFPVINLPVVEVIWNYPGLSALMMERRMVWISERAFSTEVNGIEHIESTAMDGIGMLRVYFHPDQDVAAAIAQISSESEGILHIMPPGTVAPDIIDYNAANVPVAQLDVYSDTLSEQALFDYGLNFIRVKLFTIEGLSSPAPFGGVSRAMMVNLHPEALYAQNLSPADVSTAVNQSSVTIPGGTVKIGNREYNVELNGTPDHPAEFNDLPVKVAAGTPVLLGDVAPVSYSHQVQTNIVRVNGKRATYLAIVKHAAASTLAVVSAVKAKLPEILATAPNGLKLKLTFDQSKFVRDALWEVVREAAIAAGLVALMVLIFLGSGRSMVMVIVSIPLSILTAIVALKLSGQTINTMTLGGLALAVGMLVDDATVAVENIHRHHAMPKPLLAAILDGSAEIAAPALVGTLAICIVFFPVVLLYGVARFLFTPLALAVVYAMLTSYLLSRTLVPMMARYLLPEHYEHTTPRSLLGRFLAAFEAGFEHFRERYRAALGAFVACRGFALGCVAAIVLASVALVLVVGEDFFPDVDAGLMRLHVRAPTGTRIEHTELIVDRIERAIRTVIPASELDSISDNIGLPTYYNLSYYQSDSTGPQDADILISLTPDHHSTREYQRKIRAVLARGFPGVDVYFQAADIISQVLNFGLSAPIDAQISGNNLEEDYAVARRLRARMAKIPGLLDLRIAEHLDYPTLRVKVDRAKALELGVTQQQVASSLLTSLSSNTLLAPNFWLNPENGVNYSVLAQTPQHMINSVQALAATPLNPGRLDGAGAQTPPQFLGNLATITQEVEPAVINHYTVQRVIDVNCSVSGRDLGSASAAVQRAIDALGKPPSGVKIVIRGQSQAMRESFASLGQGLILAVILVYLLMVTNFQSWAEPFIILLAVPGALAGVLWMLALTHTTINVESLMGAIMAVGVGVANGNLLIIFANDLREQGYSPTAAAIEGARTRLRPVIMTALAMVLGMLPMALGGSINAPLGLAVIGGLLVATFMTLFAVPAAYSLLSGHVIGKHQRDAEVEAIVPGA from the coding sequence ATGTGGATCGTCCGCTTCGCGCTACGCCGGCCGCATTCGATCGCGGTGATGGCGCTGCTGATGCTGGTGCTGGGTGTGCTCGCCTTCACCCGCATGAACGCCGACATCTTTCCGGTCATCAACCTCCCAGTGGTCGAGGTCATCTGGAACTACCCCGGGCTGTCGGCGCTGATGATGGAGCGGCGGATGGTCTGGATCAGCGAGCGCGCCTTCTCCACCGAGGTCAACGGCATCGAGCACATCGAATCGACCGCGATGGATGGGATCGGGATGCTGCGCGTTTACTTTCATCCCGACCAGGACGTCGCCGCAGCAATCGCGCAGATAAGCTCCGAGAGCGAGGGCATCCTGCACATCATGCCGCCGGGCACCGTCGCCCCCGACATCATCGACTACAATGCCGCCAACGTGCCGGTGGCGCAACTCGACGTCTACAGCGACACCCTCTCGGAGCAGGCGCTGTTCGACTATGGGCTCAACTTCATCCGGGTCAAGCTCTTCACCATCGAGGGGCTCTCTTCGCCGGCGCCGTTCGGCGGGGTGAGCCGCGCGATGATGGTCAACCTGCATCCCGAGGCGCTTTACGCCCAGAACCTCTCGCCCGCCGACGTGAGCACGGCAGTCAACCAATCGAGCGTCACTATCCCCGGCGGCACGGTGAAGATCGGCAACCGCGAGTACAACGTCGAGCTCAACGGCACGCCCGACCACCCGGCCGAATTCAACGATCTGCCGGTCAAGGTCGCCGCAGGCACGCCGGTGCTGCTCGGCGACGTCGCGCCGGTGAGCTACTCGCACCAGGTGCAGACCAATATCGTGCGGGTCAACGGCAAGCGCGCGACCTACCTGGCGATCGTCAAGCATGCGGCAGCATCGACGCTCGCGGTGGTCAGCGCGGTCAAGGCCAAGCTGCCGGAGATCCTTGCCACCGCGCCCAACGGGCTCAAGCTCAAGCTGACGTTCGACCAGTCGAAGTTCGTGCGCGACGCGCTATGGGAGGTCGTGCGCGAGGCCGCGATTGCGGCCGGGCTGGTCGCCCTGATGGTGCTCATTTTCCTGGGGTCGGGGCGCTCGATGGTGATGGTGATCGTCTCGATCCCGCTGTCGATTCTGACCGCGATAGTCGCGCTCAAGCTTTCCGGACAAACCATCAACACGATGACGCTGGGCGGACTCGCGCTGGCGGTCGGGATGCTGGTGGACGACGCGACCGTGGCGGTCGAGAACATCCATCGCCACCACGCGATGCCCAAGCCGCTGCTGGCGGCGATCCTCGACGGCTCCGCCGAGATCGCGGCGCCGGCGCTGGTCGGCACGCTTGCGATCTGCATCGTGTTCTTCCCGGTGGTGCTGCTCTACGGCGTGGCGCGCTTTTTGTTCACGCCGCTGGCGCTGGCGGTGGTGTACGCGATGCTGACCTCGTACCTGCTCTCGCGCACGCTGGTGCCGATGATGGCGCGCTACCTGCTGCCCGAGCATTACGAGCACACGACGCCGCGCAGCCTGCTCGGGCGCTTCCTGGCCGCCTTCGAGGCCGGCTTCGAACACTTCCGCGAGCGCTACCGCGCGGCGCTCGGCGCGTTCGTGGCGTGCCGCGGCTTCGCGCTCGGATGCGTGGCCGCGATCGTGCTCGCCTCGGTCGCGCTGGTGCTGGTGGTGGGCGAGGACTTCTTCCCGGACGTTGACGCCGGCCTGATGCGGCTGCACGTGCGCGCGCCGACCGGCACCCGCATCGAACATACCGAGCTCATCGTCGATCGCATCGAGCGCGCGATTCGCACTGTGATTCCAGCTTCCGAACTCGACTCGATAAGCGACAACATCGGGCTGCCGACCTACTACAACCTCTCCTACTACCAAAGCGACTCGACCGGCCCGCAGGACGCCGACATCCTGATCTCGCTGACGCCCGACCATCATTCGACCCGCGAGTACCAGCGCAAAATCCGCGCCGTGCTGGCGCGCGGCTTTCCCGGCGTTGACGTTTACTTCCAGGCCGCCGACATCATCAGCCAGGTGCTGAACTTCGGGCTCTCGGCGCCGATCGACGCACAGATCTCGGGCAACAACCTGGAGGAAGACTACGCCGTGGCGCGCCGGCTGCGCGCGCGGATGGCCAAAATTCCGGGCTTGCTCGATCTGCGAATTGCCGAGCACCTCGACTACCCGACCCTGCGGGTCAAGGTCGATCGGGCCAAGGCGCTCGAGCTCGGCGTGACCCAGCAGCAGGTCGCCTCCAGCCTGCTGACGTCGCTCAGCTCGAACACGCTGCTCGCGCCGAACTTCTGGCTGAATCCGGAAAACGGTGTCAACTACAGCGTGCTGGCGCAAACTCCGCAGCACATGATCAACTCGGTTCAGGCGCTGGCCGCGACGCCGCTCAATCCGGGGCGTCTGGACGGCGCCGGCGCCCAGACGCCACCGCAATTTCTCGGCAACCTCGCCACCATCACGCAGGAAGTCGAGCCGGCGGTCATCAACCACTACACCGTCCAGCGCGTCATCGACGTCAACTGCTCGGTATCGGGGCGCGACCTCGGCAGCGCATCGGCGGCGGTGCAGCGCGCGATCGATGCGCTGGGTAAGCCGCCGTCCGGCGTGAAGATCGTCATCCGCGGCCAGAGCCAGGCGATGCGCGAGTCGTTCGCGAGTCTCGGACAGGGGCTCATCCTCGCGGTCATCCTCGTGTACCTGCTGATGGTGACCAACTTCCAGTCGTGGGCGGAACCGTTCATCATCCTGCTCGCGGTGCCTGGCGCGCTGGCGGGCGTGCTGTGGATGCTCGCGCTGACCCACACGACGATCAACGTGGAATCGCTGATGGGCGCGATTATGGCGGTCGGCGTGGGCGTCGCCAACGGCAACCTGCTCATCATCTTCGCCAACGATCTGCGCGAGCAGGGCTACAGCCCCACGGCGGCGGCGATCGAGGGCGCGCGCACGCGTCTGCGCCCGGTGATAATGACGGCGCTGGCGATGGTGCTCGGGATGTTGCCGATGGCGCTGGGCGGCAGCATCAACGCGCCGCTCGGCCTGGCCGTGATCGGCGGGCTGCTGGTCGCCACGTTCATGACCCTGTTCGCGGTGCCGGCGGCCTACTCGCTGCTCAGCGGCCACGTCATCGGCAAGCATCAACGCGACGCCGAGGTCGAGGCGATCGTGCCCGGCGCATAG
- the rplM gene encoding 50S ribosomal protein L13, whose amino-acid sequence MKLTEQTRSVSRESALRARRWVLIDASERPLGRVAARAASVLRGKHRPDFTPNQDAGDFVVIINASKVKLTGDKAEGKLYHRHTEYPGGVRTTTAGRLLETRPERLLEMAVRGMLPKNRLGRRLFTKLKIYRGADHPHAAQQPQQLKL is encoded by the coding sequence TTGAAGCTGACCGAACAGACCAGGAGCGTGTCGCGCGAGAGCGCGCTGCGCGCGCGGCGCTGGGTGCTGATCGACGCGAGCGAGCGCCCGTTGGGCCGCGTCGCCGCGCGCGCGGCCAGCGTGCTGCGCGGCAAGCATCGCCCCGACTTCACCCCCAACCAGGACGCCGGCGACTTCGTCGTCATCATCAATGCGTCCAAGGTCAAGTTGACCGGCGACAAGGCGGAGGGCAAGCTCTACCATCGCCATACCGAGTATCCGGGCGGAGTGCGTACGACCACTGCCGGGCGTTTGCTGGAGACCCGGCCGGAGCGGCTGCTTGAGATGGCGGTGCGCGGGATGTTGCCCAAGAACCGGCTGGGGCGGCGGCTATTCACCAAGCTGAAGATCTACCGCGGCGCGGACCACCCGCACGCCGCGCAACAGCCCCAGCAGCTCAAGTTGTAG
- the rpsI gene encoding 30S ribosomal protein S9: protein MADKKAEVWATGKRKTAIARIRLAPGSGTISVNQRSLEEYFPRDTSRMKILEPFELTETKGQYDVIASVKGGGIGAQAEAVRHGISRALVLASEALRPALRKNGMLTRDPREVERKKYGRHKARKRPQYSKR, encoded by the coding sequence ATGGCAGACAAGAAGGCGGAAGTCTGGGCGACTGGCAAGCGCAAGACCGCGATCGCGCGCATCCGGCTCGCCCCCGGCAGCGGCACCATCAGCGTCAACCAGCGTTCGCTCGAAGAATACTTTCCGCGCGACACCTCGCGCATGAAGATCCTCGAGCCCTTCGAGCTGACCGAAACCAAGGGCCAATACGACGTGATCGCCAGCGTCAAGGGCGGCGGTATTGGCGCCCAGGCCGAGGCGGTCCGCCACGGCATCTCGCGCGCGCTGGTGCTCGCCTCCGAGGCGCTGCGTCCAGCGCTGCGCAAGAACGGGATGCTGACGCGCGACCCGCGCGAGGTCGAGCGTAAGAAGTACGGCCGCCACAAGGCACGCAAGCGTCCGCAATACTCCAAGCGCTAA
- the argC gene encoding N-acetyl-gamma-glutamyl-phosphate reductase has translation MASHNNRIKLAVLGASGYSGIEAVRLLAGHPFVELSALTSEHFAGREVAEVYRHLAGIDLPPFEELRADLIRGRAEVVVSCLPERVGAALIGELVGAGLKVIDLSADFRLKDPAQYRQTYGVDHPAPALLKEAVYGLAEFHRRELREARLVAVPGCYPTSALLGILPLIRRDLVDPSSIVIDSKSGTTGARRAPQIEQLFAEVNENFRAYKVGNHRHVPEMEQEIGAALGREVAVMFVPHLLPVTRGILTSIFMRPRAGTSEEDVRAAFEAAFAKSRFVRLLKPGELPELKNVRATNFCELGFVLERRSQTLCVLSAIDNLGKGAAGQAIQDLNLMLGHDEAAGLLGAAPVP, from the coding sequence ATGGCGTCGCACAATAACAGAATCAAGCTGGCGGTGCTCGGGGCTTCAGGCTATTCGGGCATCGAAGCCGTGCGCCTGCTCGCCGGTCATCCTTTCGTCGAGCTGAGCGCGCTGACCTCGGAGCATTTCGCCGGGCGCGAGGTGGCCGAGGTTTACCGCCATCTGGCCGGAATCGACCTGCCGCCGTTCGAGGAGCTGCGCGCCGACCTTATCCGCGGCCGCGCGGAGGTCGTGGTATCGTGCCTGCCTGAGCGCGTGGGCGCGGCGCTTATCGGCGAACTCGTGGGGGCGGGCCTCAAGGTGATCGACCTGTCGGCCGACTTCCGGCTCAAGGACCCTGCGCAGTACCGCCAGACCTATGGCGTCGATCATCCGGCGCCGGCGCTGCTCAAGGAGGCGGTTTACGGGCTCGCCGAGTTCCATCGCCGCGAGCTGCGCGAGGCGCGCCTGGTCGCGGTGCCCGGATGCTATCCGACCAGCGCGCTGCTCGGTATCCTGCCGCTCATCCGGCGCGACCTCGTCGATCCGTCGTCGATCGTGATCGACTCCAAGTCCGGCACCACCGGGGCGCGCCGCGCGCCGCAGATCGAGCAACTCTTCGCCGAAGTCAACGAGAATTTCCGCGCCTATAAAGTCGGCAACCATCGCCACGTTCCCGAGATGGAACAGGAGATCGGCGCCGCGCTCGGGCGCGAGGTGGCGGTGATGTTCGTGCCGCACCTGCTGCCGGTCACCCGCGGCATCCTGACTTCGATCTTCATGCGTCCGCGCGCCGGCACCAGCGAGGAAGACGTGCGCGCGGCGTTCGAGGCGGCCTTCGCCAAGTCGCGCTTCGTGCGCCTGCTCAAGCCGGGCGAGCTGCCCGAGCTGAAGAACGTCCGCGCGACCAACTTCTGCGAGCTCGGCTTCGTGCTCGAACGCCGTTCGCAGACGCTGTGCGTGCTGAGCGCCATCGACAATCTCGGCAAGGGCGCGGCGGGCCAGGCGATCCAGGACCTCAACCTGATGCTGGGGCACGACGAGGCGGCGGGCCTGCTGGGCGCGGCGCCCGTTCCGTGA
- a CDS encoding Fe-Mn family superoxide dismutase gives MSTRRGDESGSGLRGGAALGRRALLGGAIALGAAAALNAAARTGAAAPPPKEAGLSYEGLLKGQAGFQPRKPMAPPHAELPGFLSRLQLAQSYTHYAHDFQRLLVAERALAALPRDKAHRNDYAALRLQQVEAANSVLLYEFYFRGMAPRPVKPPAYVIDNINEHMGSMESWREDFIACARVASAWAILAYDPYDDRWHNVPTGKGDAGGWVGANPLVVCAMAESAYAADYPMRDSYVERFIEHIDWNVVAARYRAVDRH, from the coding sequence GTGAGCACGCGGCGCGGCGACGAGTCAGGCTCTGGCTTGCGCGGCGGCGCCGCGCTCGGCCGCCGCGCGCTGCTTGGCGGCGCAATCGCACTCGGCGCGGCGGCAGCCCTCAACGCCGCCGCGCGGACGGGCGCGGCTGCGCCGCCGCCCAAGGAGGCGGGCCTCAGCTACGAGGGCCTGCTCAAGGGGCAGGCTGGATTCCAGCCGCGCAAGCCGATGGCGCCGCCGCACGCCGAGCTGCCAGGCTTCCTCTCCCGTCTCCAGCTCGCGCAAAGCTACACGCATTACGCGCACGATTTCCAGCGGCTGCTGGTCGCCGAGCGCGCGCTGGCCGCGCTGCCGCGCGACAAGGCGCATCGCAACGACTACGCCGCGCTCCGCTTGCAACAGGTCGAGGCGGCCAATTCGGTGCTGCTGTACGAGTTCTATTTCCGCGGGATGGCGCCGCGGCCGGTCAAGCCGCCGGCCTACGTTATTGACAACATCAATGAGCACATGGGCTCGATGGAGAGCTGGCGCGAGGACTTTATCGCGTGCGCGCGCGTCGCCTCGGCCTGGGCGATCCTCGCCTACGATCCCTACGATGATCGCTGGCACAACGTGCCCACGGGCAAGGGCGATGCTGGCGGGTGGGTAGGGGCAAACCCGCTGGTTGTATGCGCGATGGCCGAGAGCGCATACGCGGCCGACTACCCGATGCGGGACAGTTACGTCGAGCGCTTCATCGAGCACATCGACTGGAATGTGGTCGCGGCGCGCTACCGCGCCGTCGACCGCCATTAG
- a CDS encoding amino acid racemase, translating to MKHIGIVAVSSEGAALCYRTICLEGEALMGRHAYPETSLHNLPLADYQRLIERGRWREVGDLLLQSAARLVSAGAQILICPDNTVHQGLDLVHDQSPAPWIHIGEVVAREAVRRGFRRVGVLGTRYLMEGPVYPAKLAAAGIEFRIPGAERREGINRIIFEELVRARFLPSSLAYFREVIEAFEAEGCDAVALACTEIPLLVSESDSRLPVLDSTRLLARAALREALS from the coding sequence ATGAAGCATATCGGGATCGTAGCGGTCAGCAGCGAGGGAGCGGCGCTCTGCTACCGGACAATCTGTCTGGAAGGCGAGGCGCTGATGGGCCGCCACGCCTATCCCGAGACCTCCCTGCACAATCTTCCGCTCGCCGATTATCAGCGCCTGATCGAGCGCGGACGGTGGCGGGAAGTGGGCGACCTTCTGCTTCAATCGGCAGCCCGGCTGGTCAGCGCGGGCGCGCAGATCTTGATCTGCCCGGACAACACGGTACATCAGGGGCTAGACCTCGTGCACGACCAATCGCCCGCGCCGTGGATCCATATCGGCGAGGTGGTGGCCCGCGAAGCCGTCCGCCGCGGGTTCAGGCGTGTCGGGGTCCTTGGCACGCGGTACCTGATGGAAGGGCCTGTGTATCCCGCCAAGCTCGCGGCGGCGGGCATCGAGTTTCGTATCCCCGGTGCCGAGCGGCGCGAGGGTATCAATCGGATCATTTTCGAGGAACTCGTTCGCGCGCGCTTCCTGCCCTCTTCGTTAGCTTATTTCCGAGAGGTGATTGAGGCCTTTGAAGCAGAGGGTTGTGACGCGGTTGCACTCGCGTGCACCGAGATACCGCTGCTGGTAAGCGAATCCGACTCCCGCTTGCCGGTTCTGGACTCGACGCGGCTGCTCGCGCGCGCCGCATTGCGGGAGGCCCTCTCGTAG